A single region of the Actinoplanes sp. SE50/110 genome encodes:
- a CDS encoding transglycosylase domain-containing protein produces MNPYGEPQNPRARARVPGPSAASGPDEQDRPAPDAYRRSAGSAAVGGRASVGAASVGAASVGAASVGSAAVGGRASVGSASVGAASVGSAAVGGRASVGSASIGGRASVPPPPPPGGGGSGGSGGGDGGGGKRPRTKADKKYRRANILTAAAAVLVIMIGAGIVGGTYFFDDVELPVPKPEAQMNLIYNATGGLLAQEGDPRVNVPYQDISDNMAHAVAAAEDKNFYTHNGIDLKGIARAAWNNFTGGDKQGASTITQQYARHVADLKAISYSRKLREAVIARKLESKYNKAQIMGLYLNYIDLGEGRLGAEAAARGYFNATIKKGGDGKLKEITPYQAAVIASIIKQPYPNSVHKGYDPLVNEPASRDRWEYTMKNMLDMHWINQQQYDQRQYPKAQAKTPACKTCADGKPVGMIMRHVTYELHQLGITDDIIRKGGLSITTTIDPDIQAAAEAAGSRNSATSPLHTRPSTYQSAVIGIDPTDGEVLGYYAGDDPEGIDYGGYMAGDGSGVMESGGQSPASSFKIYTLSAALKANYSFNTLWDGNKERVGGGKISNAGQDGGKTCNDNGHSVSSCDLEQATVKSYNFPFYWIADQLHPDKVVAAAKAAGIHYIWNNDGKRIDLDHTDASTWDKYFSDEIGFGQFRVLPLDHASGVATIVAQGVRHQTHFIKAIKSVDPTSGKQTNLKTIPKDGTRVFDAAQMSDLTAVLKRIPGHANHTLAGGREAVGKSGSWELNQKESTKNGDAWFVGGIPQLAATVWVGGKKNRVPLVNGNGGKMFGANEPAAIWKKFIDAVAEKKNWEKKDFPPRQPGGDDSLGNGKPLPVQQPTQDNSQVCGALSFLCGGNNNGGGNNNGGGNNNGGGNNGGGNNNGGGNNGGGNTGGGPGTGPGGTGTGTTNNDGTTTNNGG; encoded by the coding sequence ATGAATCCGTACGGCGAACCGCAGAATCCGCGTGCCCGGGCCCGAGTGCCCGGGCCTTCCGCTGCTTCCGGACCGGACGAGCAGGACCGCCCCGCCCCGGACGCGTACCGGCGGTCCGCCGGTTCCGCGGCGGTCGGTGGCCGCGCCTCGGTGGGAGCCGCCTCCGTCGGTGCCGCTTCGGTCGGCGCCGCGTCGGTGGGTTCGGCCGCGGTCGGTGGCCGCGCGTCGGTCGGGTCGGCCTCGGTGGGTGCCGCCTCCGTCGGCTCGGCGGCGGTCGGTGGCCGCGCGTCGGTCGGATCCGCCTCGATCGGCGGGCGTGCCTCGGTGCCCCCGCCGCCGCCCCCGGGTGGCGGCGGCTCAGGCGGGTCGGGTGGCGGTGACGGCGGCGGCGGCAAGCGTCCGCGCACCAAGGCCGACAAGAAGTACCGCCGGGCGAACATCCTGACCGCCGCGGCCGCGGTGCTGGTCATCATGATCGGCGCGGGCATCGTCGGCGGCACGTACTTCTTCGACGACGTCGAGCTGCCGGTCCCCAAGCCCGAAGCGCAGATGAACCTCATCTACAACGCCACGGGCGGTCTCCTGGCGCAGGAGGGTGACCCCCGGGTCAACGTGCCGTACCAGGACATCAGCGACAACATGGCGCACGCCGTCGCCGCCGCTGAGGACAAGAACTTCTACACCCACAACGGCATCGACCTGAAGGGCATCGCCCGCGCCGCCTGGAACAACTTCACCGGCGGCGACAAGCAGGGCGCGTCCACCATCACCCAGCAGTACGCGCGGCACGTCGCCGACCTCAAGGCGATCAGCTACAGCCGCAAGCTGCGCGAGGCGGTGATCGCCCGCAAGCTGGAGTCGAAGTACAACAAGGCCCAGATCATGGGGCTGTACCTGAACTACATCGACCTCGGTGAGGGCCGGCTCGGCGCGGAGGCCGCGGCCCGGGGCTACTTCAACGCCACCATCAAGAAGGGTGGCGACGGCAAGCTCAAGGAGATCACCCCGTACCAGGCCGCGGTGATCGCCTCGATCATCAAGCAGCCGTACCCGAACTCCGTGCACAAGGGTTACGACCCGCTGGTCAACGAGCCCGCCTCGCGGGACCGGTGGGAATACACCATGAAGAACATGCTGGACATGCACTGGATCAACCAGCAGCAGTACGACCAGCGGCAATACCCGAAGGCCCAGGCGAAGACCCCGGCCTGCAAGACCTGTGCCGACGGCAAGCCGGTCGGCATGATCATGCGACACGTCACCTACGAGCTGCACCAGCTCGGCATCACCGACGACATCATCCGCAAGGGCGGCCTGTCGATCACCACGACGATCGACCCGGACATCCAGGCCGCGGCCGAGGCGGCCGGCTCCCGCAACAGCGCGACCTCGCCGTTGCACACCCGGCCCAGCACCTACCAGTCCGCGGTGATCGGCATCGACCCGACCGACGGTGAGGTGCTCGGCTACTACGCCGGTGACGATCCCGAGGGCATCGACTACGGCGGCTACATGGCCGGTGACGGCAGTGGCGTGATGGAGAGTGGTGGGCAGTCCCCCGCCTCGTCCTTCAAGATCTACACACTGTCCGCGGCGCTGAAGGCGAACTACTCGTTCAACACGCTCTGGGACGGCAACAAGGAGCGCGTCGGCGGCGGCAAGATCAGCAACGCCGGCCAGGACGGCGGCAAGACCTGTAACGACAACGGCCACAGCGTCTCCAGCTGTGACCTGGAGCAGGCCACCGTCAAGTCGTACAACTTCCCGTTCTACTGGATCGCCGACCAGCTGCACCCGGACAAGGTCGTCGCGGCCGCCAAGGCGGCCGGCATCCACTACATCTGGAACAACGACGGCAAGCGCATCGACCTCGACCACACCGACGCCTCGACCTGGGACAAGTACTTCAGCGACGAGATCGGCTTCGGTCAGTTCCGGGTGCTCCCGCTGGACCACGCCAGTGGTGTCGCGACCATCGTCGCCCAGGGCGTCCGGCACCAGACGCACTTCATCAAGGCGATCAAGTCGGTCGACCCGACCAGCGGCAAGCAGACCAACCTGAAGACCATTCCCAAGGACGGCACCCGGGTCTTCGACGCGGCCCAGATGTCCGACCTGACCGCGGTGCTCAAGAGGATCCCGGGGCACGCCAACCACACCCTCGCCGGTGGCCGCGAGGCGGTCGGCAAGTCGGGTTCCTGGGAGCTCAACCAGAAGGAGAGCACCAAGAACGGCGACGCCTGGTTCGTCGGCGGCATCCCGCAGCTGGCTGCCACGGTCTGGGTCGGCGGCAAGAAGAACCGGGTTCCGCTGGTCAACGGCAACGGCGGCAAGATGTTCGGCGCCAACGAGCCGGCCGCGATCTGGAAGAAGTTCATCGACGCCGTCGCCGAGAAGAAGAATTGGGAAAAGAAGGACTTCCCGCCGCGGCAGCCCGGTGGCGACGACAGCCTGGGCAACGGCAAGCCCCTGCCGGTGCAGCAGCCGACGCAGGACAACAGCCAGGTCTGTGGTGCGCTGTCGTTCCTCTGCGGTGGCAACAACAACGGTGGCGGTAACAACAACGGCGGTGGCAACAACAACGGTGGTGGCAACAACGGCGGTGGCAACAACAACGGTGGTGGCAACAACGGCGGTGGCAACACCGGCGGCGGCCCCGGCACCGGCCCCGGCGGCACCGGCACCGGGACGACGAACAACGACGGGACGACGACCAACAACGGCGGTTGA
- a CDS encoding DUF5318 domain-containing protein, with translation MRTQRQVVDYSLQRRAVLRDVRNGRISPLEVCDASPYLKNAATFHGEPTDERCPICRRENLTLVHYVYGDELKQSAGQAHKAAELPVLAMTLRECQVFVVEVCRSCSWNHLIERYVLGRDALDADEPPMQWKTGSVSHVGEGRR, from the coding sequence ATGCGCACGCAGCGACAGGTGGTGGACTACTCGCTTCAGAGGCGAGCTGTCCTGCGTGACGTGCGCAATGGCCGGATCAGTCCCCTCGAGGTCTGCGACGCCTCGCCGTACCTGAAGAACGCTGCGACGTTCCACGGCGAGCCGACCGATGAGCGGTGTCCGATCTGCCGCCGGGAGAACCTGACGCTGGTGCACTACGTCTATGGCGACGAGCTCAAGCAGTCGGCCGGCCAGGCGCACAAAGCCGCCGAGTTGCCGGTCCTTGCGATGACGCTGCGTGAGTGCCAGGTGTTCGTGGTGGAGGTCTGCCGCTCCTGCTCGTGGAACCACCTGATCGAGCGCTACGTCCTGGGTAGGGACGCGCTCGATGCGGACGAGCCGCCCATGCAGTGGAAAACAGGTTCGGTGTCACACGTCGGGGAGGGCCGGCGGTGA
- a CDS encoding PadR family transcriptional regulator, which produces MLELAILGLLQEAPMHGYELRKELATKLGTLRAAISYGTLYPTLKRLKLAGWISEAVANNNEIVPPMTSKRGRVVYKITADGKERFSELLATAGPETYDDAGFGVHFAFFSRTDRATRLRILEGRRRRVEERREGLREILARAADRLDAYTLELQRHGLDACEREVRWLEELITNERSGRTPAFRQRAGLAGAYPDSAAHPAAESPSEPPRPHLDRP; this is translated from the coding sequence GTGCTGGAGTTGGCGATCCTCGGGCTTCTGCAGGAAGCCCCGATGCACGGTTACGAGCTCCGCAAGGAGCTGGCCACCAAACTCGGCACGCTGCGCGCCGCGATCAGCTACGGGACGCTGTACCCGACGCTGAAGCGGTTGAAGCTGGCCGGCTGGATCAGCGAAGCCGTGGCGAACAACAACGAAATTGTTCCCCCGATGACCAGCAAACGGGGCCGGGTTGTCTACAAGATCACGGCGGACGGCAAGGAGCGCTTCTCCGAGCTGCTGGCCACCGCCGGACCGGAGACGTACGACGACGCCGGCTTCGGGGTGCACTTCGCCTTCTTCTCCCGCACCGACCGGGCTACCCGGTTGCGGATCCTGGAGGGCCGGCGGAGGCGTGTCGAGGAGCGCCGGGAGGGGCTGCGGGAGATTCTCGCCCGCGCCGCCGACCGCCTCGACGCGTACACGCTCGAGCTGCAGCGGCACGGACTGGACGCGTGTGAGCGCGAGGTCCGCTGGCTGGAGGAGCTGATCACCAACGAGCGCTCCGGCCGCACCCCGGCATTCCGCCAACGCGCCGGCCTGGCCGGCGCTTACCCCGACTCCGCCGCCCACCCGGCTGCGGAATCCCCCTCGGAACCACCGCGTCCGCACCTGGACCGGCCGTGA